In Anabaena sphaerica FACHB-251, a genomic segment contains:
- a CDS encoding type II toxin-antitoxin system Phd/YefM family antitoxin, translating into MSVISASEARANFPDIMNRAEYRGERILIQRHGKPAVAIISIEDLKLLEAIEDAIDSAKLRRAIEENEGFTTIEEIIAKRPNE; encoded by the coding sequence ATGTCTGTCATCAGTGCAAGTGAAGCGCGTGCTAATTTTCCCGATATTATGAACCGTGCAGAATATCGTGGAGAAAGAATTTTAATTCAGCGTCATGGTAAACCTGCGGTAGCGATAATTAGCATTGAAGATTTAAAACTATTAGAAGCAATAGAAGATGCAATAGATTCTGCTAAACTACGACGTGCAATAGAAGAAAACGAAGGATTTACCACCATAGAAGAAATAATAGCAAAACGCCCCAATGAGTGA
- the psb29 gene encoding photosystem II biogenesis protein Psp29, whose amino-acid sequence MNNVRTVSDTKRTFYNLHTRPINTIYRRVVEELMVEMHLLSVNADFSYNPIYALGVVTTFDRFMQGYQPEQDQTSIFNAIIQAVEQDPQRYRQDAARLQAVAQILPAKDLIAWFSQTTQLDQDADLQAQLQAIAHNPNFKYSRLFAIGLFSLLELADSELVKDDQQRNEALKAIAQGLHLSEDKLTKDLELYRSNLDKMAQALIVMADMLAADRKKRDQRQKQASTPVAPPSTND is encoded by the coding sequence GTGAATAACGTCCGTACTGTCTCTGATACAAAGCGAACTTTCTATAATCTTCATACCCGTCCAATCAACACTATTTACCGTCGGGTGGTGGAAGAGTTGATGGTGGAAATGCATCTGCTGTCAGTAAATGCTGATTTTAGCTACAATCCAATTTATGCCTTGGGGGTTGTCACAACTTTTGACCGCTTCATGCAAGGCTATCAACCGGAACAGGATCAAACATCGATTTTTAACGCCATAATTCAGGCTGTAGAGCAAGATCCACAACGCTATCGACAAGATGCGGCCAGATTGCAAGCTGTAGCTCAGATTTTGCCAGCTAAGGATTTAATTGCTTGGTTTAGCCAAACTACTCAATTAGATCAAGATGCTGATTTGCAAGCACAACTGCAAGCGATCGCTCACAATCCTAATTTTAAATACAGCCGCTTGTTTGCCATTGGTTTATTCTCCTTATTGGAACTGGCAGATTCGGAACTGGTCAAAGATGATCAGCAACGTAATGAGGCGCTAAAAGCGATCGCTCAAGGTTTACACCTATCTGAAGACAAACTTACTAAGGATTTAGAGCTATATCGCTCTAACCTAGATAAGATGGCACAGGCACTGATAGTGATGGCAGATATGCTGGCAGCGGATCGGAAAAAGCGCGATCAGCGTCAAAAACAAGCCAGCACCCCAGTCGCTCCCCCCAGTACCAATGATTAA
- a CDS encoding NAD(P)H dehydrogenase subunit NdhS → MILPGATVRIKNPADTYYRYEGLVQRVSDGKVAVLFEGGNWDKIITFRLPELELVDTTGKKKGK, encoded by the coding sequence ATGATTCTGCCTGGAGCAACTGTTCGCATCAAAAATCCCGCAGACACATATTATCGGTATGAAGGACTTGTGCAACGGGTAAGTGATGGCAAGGTAGCTGTACTGTTTGAAGGTGGTAACTGGGATAAAATAATTACCTTCCGCTTACCAGAATTAGAACTCGTAGACACCACAGGCAAGAAAAAAGGAAAATAA
- a CDS encoding type II toxin-antitoxin system HicB family antitoxin, which produces MKIKALIWEEDGVWCGSVPALPGCHTWGESYEHLLEMLKDAVQGWLEVASQQEEIEPQKQLIELSL; this is translated from the coding sequence ATGAAAATAAAAGCACTTATCTGGGAAGAAGATGGTGTATGGTGTGGTTCTGTACCAGCTTTACCAGGATGTCATACATGGGGTGAAAGCTACGAACATTTATTAGAAATGTTGAAAGATGCTGTTCAAGGTTGGTTAGAAGTTGCTAGTCAGCAAGAAGAAATTGAACCACAAAAACAGTTGATTGAGCTATCTTTATGA
- a CDS encoding YkvA family protein → MSFSIQSLYTWYRNVLRNPKYRWWVIIGTIAYLVSPIDIAPDFIPVVGQIDDLLLLTLLVSEVSGLVIDGWKTRKGHVESGSNDSASTDKNNTVDVDAVSVK, encoded by the coding sequence ATGAGTTTCTCAATTCAATCGCTTTACACTTGGTATCGCAATGTACTGCGTAATCCCAAATATCGTTGGTGGGTAATTATCGGCACAATAGCTTATCTTGTTAGCCCTATTGATATTGCTCCCGATTTTATCCCTGTTGTTGGTCAGATTGATGATCTTTTGCTTTTGACATTACTAGTTTCAGAAGTTTCTGGATTAGTAATTGACGGTTGGAAAACTCGTAAAGGTCATGTGGAAAGTGGCAGCAATGATTCTGCATCTACAGATAAAAATAATACTGTTGATGTTGATGCTGTTTCTGTCAAGTAG
- the rodA gene encoding rod shape-determining protein RodA: MLLKRSLPKIRWQYWVKPWQQIDWLLFCLPVAASMFGGLMILSTELNQPVTDWWWHWLVAGIGSIIALFLARCRYENLIQWHWITYALTNFSLIVVMIAGTSAKGAQRWISIAGFNVQPSEFAKIGVIITLAALLHRRTASSLDSVFRVLAITAVPWGLIFLQPDLATSLVFASIVLGMLYWANANPGWLILMISPVVSAILFSISWPLSEPIVLFKELTFSPLGVFWAGAMGILGWQTLPWRKFKISAIASFSLNMLGGELGVFAWNHVLKEYQKNRLSVFINPEHDPLGAGYHLIQSRIAIGAGEIWGWGLFKGPMTQLNFVPEQHTDFIFSAVGEEFGFIGCLIVLLVYCLICFRILHVAKTAKDNFGSLLAIGVLSMIIFQLIVNVGMTVGLAPVAGIPLPWMSYGRSAMLTNFIALGIVESVANFRQRQKYY; the protein is encoded by the coding sequence ATGTTGTTAAAACGTTCGCTCCCGAAAATCCGCTGGCAATATTGGGTTAAGCCCTGGCAGCAAATAGATTGGCTATTATTTTGTCTACCTGTTGCTGCCAGTATGTTTGGCGGACTTATGATCCTTAGTACAGAACTCAATCAGCCAGTGACTGATTGGTGGTGGCACTGGCTTGTTGCGGGCATTGGCTCAATCATAGCCCTATTTTTGGCTCGTTGCCGCTATGAAAACCTGATTCAGTGGCACTGGATAACTTACGCTCTGACTAACTTCAGCCTCATAGTGGTCATGATTGCTGGTACAAGTGCCAAAGGCGCACAGCGATGGATCAGTATTGCGGGCTTCAATGTCCAACCTTCGGAATTTGCAAAAATAGGCGTAATTATCACCCTAGCAGCTTTGTTACACAGGCGTACTGCTTCCTCTTTAGATAGTGTTTTCCGTGTCTTGGCAATTACAGCTGTTCCTTGGGGATTAATATTTTTACAGCCAGATTTGGCTACTTCGCTGGTGTTTGCGTCTATTGTTTTGGGGATGCTGTATTGGGCAAATGCTAACCCTGGTTGGTTGATCCTGATGATTTCCCCTGTGGTTTCCGCTATTCTCTTCAGTATATCCTGGCCTTTGTCAGAACCTATTGTGTTATTCAAAGAACTAACCTTTAGTCCGTTGGGTGTATTCTGGGCTGGTGCTATGGGTATTCTAGGGTGGCAAACTTTACCGTGGCGCAAATTCAAAATTAGTGCGATCGCCTCTTTTAGTCTCAATATGTTGGGTGGTGAATTAGGCGTTTTCGCTTGGAATCATGTATTAAAAGAATATCAAAAAAACAGACTAAGTGTATTTATCAACCCTGAACATGATCCCCTTGGTGCTGGTTATCACTTAATACAATCTCGCATTGCTATTGGTGCAGGGGAAATTTGGGGATGGGGGTTGTTCAAAGGTCCAATGACTCAATTAAATTTTGTGCCTGAGCAGCATACAGATTTTATTTTCTCTGCCGTTGGTGAAGAATTTGGGTTTATTGGTTGTTTAATAGTGCTGTTGGTTTATTGTTTAATTTGCTTCCGTATCCTTCACGTAGCTAAAACCGCCAAAGATAATTTTGGTTCGCTGTTGGCTATTGGTGTTTTATCCATGATTATTTTTCAACTAATTGTTAATGTGGGTATGACCGTTGGTTTAGCACCTGTGGCTGGAATTCCCCTACCTTGGATGAGTTATGGTCGTTCTGCTATGCTGACTAACTTTATTGCTCTGGGAATAGTAGAATCTGTGGCTAATTTCCGCCAACGTCAAAAGTATTATTAA
- a CDS encoding Mrp/NBP35 family ATP-binding protein: MYDVLNSQSVLEVLRPVEDPELRKSLVELNMIRNVKIDSGKVSFTLVLTTPACPLREFIVEDCKKAIQQLPGVTDISVEVTAETPQQKSLPDRTGIAGVKNIIAVSSGKGGVGKSTVAVNVAVALAQTGAKVGLLDADIYGPNDPTMLGLADAEITVRSTETGDILEPAFNHGVKLVSMGFLIDCDQPVIWRGPMLNGVIRQFLYQVQWGELDYLIVDMPPGTGDAQLTLTQAVPMAGAVIVTTPQNVALLDSRKGLRMFQQMNVPVLGIVENMSYFIPPDQPHKQYDIFGSGGGSKTAAELEVPLLGCVPLEISTRIGGDSGIPIVVADPDSASAKALKAIALAIAGKVSVAALT, encoded by the coding sequence ATGTATGATGTCCTCAATTCCCAGTCAGTCCTAGAAGTATTGCGACCAGTCGAAGATCCAGAGCTTCGCAAAAGTCTGGTAGAACTGAATATGATTCGCAATGTAAAAATTGACAGTGGCAAGGTTAGCTTTACTTTGGTGTTGACCACTCCCGCCTGTCCCTTGCGAGAATTTATTGTCGAAGATTGTAAAAAAGCTATTCAACAACTGCCTGGTGTGACAGATATCAGTGTAGAAGTGACAGCAGAAACACCCCAACAAAAAAGCCTACCTGACCGTACTGGTATTGCTGGGGTGAAAAATATTATTGCTGTTTCTAGCGGCAAAGGTGGTGTTGGTAAAAGTACAGTGGCGGTAAATGTCGCCGTTGCTTTGGCACAAACAGGGGCGAAAGTCGGCCTGCTGGATGCGGATATTTACGGACCTAATGACCCCACCATGTTAGGTTTGGCTGATGCTGAAATTACTGTTCGCTCTACAGAAACGGGGGACATTCTGGAACCTGCGTTTAATCATGGGGTCAAGTTAGTCTCAATGGGCTTTTTGATTGACTGTGATCAGCCAGTAATTTGGCGTGGACCAATGCTGAATGGAGTAATTCGTCAGTTTCTATATCAGGTGCAATGGGGAGAACTTGATTATTTGATTGTGGATATGCCACCAGGAACCGGAGATGCTCAGTTAACTTTAACCCAAGCTGTACCAATGGCAGGAGCAGTAATTGTCACCACACCGCAGAATGTAGCACTGTTAGATTCCCGCAAGGGTTTGCGGATGTTCCAGCAGATGAATGTCCCGGTACTGGGAATTGTGGAAAATATGAGTTATTTTATTCCCCCAGATCAACCGCATAAACAATATGACATTTTTGGTTCCGGAGGTGGTTCAAAAACAGCAGCAGAATTAGAAGTACCACTATTGGGATGTGTACCTCTAGAAATTTCTACTAGGATTGGTGGTGACAGTGGTATACCCATAGTGGTTGCTGACCCAGATTCAGCTTCTGCCAAAGCCCTAAAAGCGATCGCTCTGGCTATCGCCGGGAAAGTATCAGTTGCTGCTCTGACATAA
- a CDS encoding type II toxin-antitoxin system HicA family toxin translates to MKSVSGKSLCKIVERYGWNLKRITGSHHIYVKEGMSVILSIPVHGNRDLPMGTLRSILKDAGLIEEDLD, encoded by the coding sequence ATGAAATCGGTTTCTGGTAAGTCTCTGTGTAAGATTGTTGAACGTTATGGATGGAATCTAAAAAGGATCACAGGTAGTCATCATATCTATGTTAAGGAAGGTATGAGTGTGATTCTTTCTATCCCTGTTCATGGTAATCGTGATTTACCGATGGGTACACTCAGAAGTATTTTGAAAGATGCTGGTTTGATTGAAGAAGATTTAGATTAA
- a CDS encoding CopG family transcriptional regulator, producing MIKVTITLEEDILRFIDQQAKGNRSAYINALLAEQRRKILETEIIAALQEDAKDLEYQNEISAWDNVAGDGINARG from the coding sequence ATGATTAAAGTCACAATTACTTTAGAAGAAGACATTCTCAGATTTATTGATCAGCAAGCAAAAGGTAATCGTAGTGCCTATATTAACGCACTATTAGCAGAACAAAGACGCAAAATTTTAGAGACAGAAATAATTGCAGCACTCCAAGAAGATGCGAAAGATTTAGAATATCAAAATGAGATTTCTGCTTGGGATAATGTCGCTGGAGATGGTATTAATGCCAGAGGGTAA
- a CDS encoding PIN domain-containing protein, which translates to MSKVIFLDSAPVGLITNPKGNPLAVQCQEWFYSLFDRGYEVILPEIIDYEIRRELLRANKLSGIRKLNQLKAEIIYLPITTEVMLKAAELWAKARNQGKSTADNKALDGDVILDAQSILVANYDHEVIIATSNKKHLSLFTDAREWGEI; encoded by the coding sequence ATGAGTAAGGTTATTTTTTTAGATTCTGCACCTGTGGGATTAATTACTAATCCTAAAGGAAATCCTCTAGCTGTGCAATGTCAAGAATGGTTTTATAGTCTTTTTGACAGAGGTTATGAAGTCATTTTACCAGAAATTATAGATTATGAAATTAGACGGGAATTATTAAGAGCAAATAAGTTATCAGGAATTAGAAAACTTAATCAACTGAAAGCAGAAATTATTTATCTTCCTATTACCACAGAAGTAATGTTAAAAGCAGCAGAATTATGGGCTAAAGCGAGAAATCAAGGTAAATCTACAGCAGATAATAAAGCTTTGGATGGTGATGTTATTTTAGATGCTCAATCTATTTTAGTTGCTAATTATGATCATGAGGTAATTATTGCCACGAGTAATAAAAAGCATCTTTCTCTTTTTACTGATGCTAGAGAATGGGGAGAAATTTAA
- a CDS encoding ExbD/TolR family protein: MKVNLHTPIEEVQIQIIPLIDVVFCILTFFLLAALQFTRQQAINVDLPKASTGTTSAASLQSKSNILPVTIDAVGQIYIEKDPVRGEELEARLKQYIQANPDGILVLNASRTATYNDVIQTLDLLRQVGGNRVSLGIIPGPSQPLTNLPNFSTTPVVPIPNTVPIPGSDPQNNFNPSLPSAPNPFPTPGQGINPGMSPIVPNDSAPQVPVVPQNGNSAPKR; encoded by the coding sequence ATGAAAGTTAACCTACATACTCCCATTGAAGAAGTTCAAATTCAAATCATCCCCTTAATTGATGTCGTTTTTTGTATCCTGACTTTTTTTCTGTTAGCAGCGTTGCAATTTACCAGACAACAGGCAATTAATGTTGATTTACCCAAAGCCAGCACAGGGACAACTTCTGCTGCCAGTTTACAGAGCAAAAGTAATATATTGCCTGTAACTATCGATGCTGTTGGTCAAATTTACATTGAAAAAGATCCTGTTAGAGGGGAGGAGTTGGAAGCACGTTTAAAGCAGTATATCCAAGCCAATCCTGATGGTATTTTGGTGCTGAATGCGTCCCGCACAGCAACTTATAATGATGTCATTCAAACATTAGATTTGCTCCGACAAGTGGGAGGTAATCGTGTGTCTTTGGGAATTATTCCTGGACCTTCTCAACCACTGACAAATTTACCAAACTTTTCTACTACCCCGGTTGTGCCAATACCTAACACTGTACCAATTCCGGGAAGTGATCCACAAAATAATTTTAACCCTTCTCTGCCCTCAGCCCCAAATCCATTTCCTACACCGGGGCAAGGTATCAATCCTGGTATGTCGCCAATAGTTCCCAACGACAGCGCCCCCCAAGTGCCTGTAGTACCGCAAAACGGCAATTCTGCACCGAAAAGGTGA
- a CDS encoding phage holin family protein, which yields MNIVTLLIVWIVTSISLWIISKLPLGVEIDTPGKTVFSAAVLGIITALVRPILGIVFTIPNLVTFDLLSGIFTFMIAVVCFSIAAWLVEGFRLRYGIWSAILGAFALTLINNIIYKLLGV from the coding sequence ATGAATATTGTGACACTGTTAATTGTTTGGATAGTCACGTCTATCAGCTTGTGGATTATTAGTAAGTTACCTTTGGGGGTTGAAATTGATACTCCAGGGAAAACTGTTTTTTCCGCAGCAGTTCTTGGTATCATCACGGCATTAGTTAGACCGATTTTAGGCATAGTCTTTACGATACCAAATTTAGTCACCTTTGACTTATTATCTGGTATCTTCACGTTCATGATTGCCGTTGTTTGTTTTAGTATTGCTGCCTGGTTAGTAGAGGGTTTTCGCTTACGTTACGGTATTTGGAGTGCTATTTTAGGAGCTTTTGCACTCACCCTTATTAACAATATAATCTACAAATTGTTGGGTGTCTAA
- the hemF gene encoding oxygen-dependent coproporphyrinogen oxidase — translation MLTNSQTPTLAESSKFLPAPDAQVRVSQFMKQLQDEITQALEALDGVGKFMEDSWERPEGGGGRSRVLRDGAIFEQAGVNFSEVWGSHLPPSILAQRPEATGHGFYATGTSLVLHPRNPYVPTVHLNYRYFEAGPVWWFGGGADLTPYYPFAEDAAHFHQTLKQACDQHHPEYYPVFKRWCDEYFYLKHRDETRGVGGLFLDYQDGQGSIYRGPNPNGEAAIYSNQVGALPPRTWEELFALVQECGKAFVPAYEPIVKRRHGIEYGDRQRNFQLYRRGRYVEFNLVYDRGTIFGLQTNGRTESILMSLPPLVRWEYGYQPEPNSPEAELYETFLKPQDWINWTINQQ, via the coding sequence ATGTTGACCAACTCGCAAACCCCCACTCTGGCAGAATCATCCAAATTTCTTCCAGCACCTGACGCTCAAGTTAGAGTCAGTCAGTTTATGAAACAGTTACAAGACGAAATTACTCAGGCTTTAGAAGCATTGGATGGTGTTGGTAAGTTTATGGAAGATAGCTGGGAGCGTCCAGAAGGGGGTGGTGGGCGATCGCGTGTACTGCGTGATGGCGCAATTTTTGAACAAGCGGGTGTAAATTTTTCTGAAGTTTGGGGTTCCCATCTCCCTCCGTCAATTTTAGCCCAACGTCCAGAAGCGACAGGACACGGTTTTTATGCAACAGGTACTTCGTTGGTGTTACATCCTCGTAATCCTTATGTACCCACAGTCCATTTAAATTACCGCTATTTTGAAGCAGGTCCAGTTTGGTGGTTTGGTGGTGGTGCGGATTTGACACCTTATTACCCCTTTGCTGAAGATGCGGCTCATTTCCATCAAACTCTGAAACAGGCTTGCGATCAACATCACCCAGAGTATTACCCAGTGTTTAAACGCTGGTGTGATGAGTATTTCTACCTTAAGCATCGTGATGAAACACGGGGTGTTGGGGGACTGTTTTTGGATTACCAAGATGGTCAAGGTTCTATCTATAGAGGTCCTAACCCCAATGGGGAAGCGGCTATTTACAGTAACCAAGTGGGAGCTTTACCTCCACGCACTTGGGAAGAGTTATTCGCTTTGGTACAAGAGTGTGGAAAAGCTTTTGTGCCAGCTTATGAGCCAATTGTCAAACGCCGACATGGAATAGAATATGGCGATCGCCAACGGAATTTTCAGCTATACCGTCGGGGAAGATATGTAGAATTTAACTTGGTTTATGACCGAGGAACAATTTTTGGTCTGCAAACCAATGGACGCACAGAATCCATTCTCATGTCCCTACCACCTCTGGTTCGTTGGGAATATGGCTACCAACCAGAACCCAATTCTCCCGAAGCGGAACTGTATGAAACTTTCCTGAAGCCACAAGATTGGATAAACTGGACAATAAATCAACAGTAA
- a CDS encoding type II toxin-antitoxin system PemK/MazF family toxin produces the protein MPEGNLTYQRGEIRWVNLDPALGAEAQKIRACLIVQNDIMNQYGLLTIVMPFRPGSKQAPYVVNVKATATNGLDKDRFIDVAQIRAVDYRRVLGLVGILEAEYWEEIRNALDVVLGFGV, from the coding sequence ATGCCAGAGGGTAATTTAACTTATCAAAGGGGAGAAATTCGCTGGGTAAATCTTGATCCAGCTTTAGGAGCAGAAGCACAAAAAATCCGTGCTTGTTTAATAGTTCAAAATGATATTATGAATCAATATGGATTATTAACAATTGTGATGCCATTTCGACCAGGAAGTAAGCAAGCTCCCTATGTTGTCAATGTCAAAGCAACAGCAACTAATGGATTAGATAAAGATCGTTTTATTGATGTTGCTCAGATTCGTGCTGTAGATTATCGTCGTGTTTTGGGTTTGGTGGGGATTTTAGAAGCTGAATATTGGGAAGAAATTAGGAATGCTTTGGATGTGGTTTTGGGGTTTGGGGTTTAA
- a CDS encoding MotA/TolQ/ExbB proton channel family protein — protein MDILDLFNKGGPAMWPLLVLSVLSLSVIFERLWFWLRILTQEKEIVERVLDAATENWEIATEIAQKAIDQPIGRFLYAPLRLQKSDAETFRLALESTAAEEVAGMRRGEKLLESVIALSPLLGLLGTVLGLIQSLRSIRIGDLGTESTAGVTTGIGESLISTAAGLIVAIVTLVFYRLFQGFVVNQVKVFNKAGNDLELLYRQSPPDPNKSTSGIVREPARESFTSPRKQRKNNLTHTPEPAPEKTAPKNPLPNSPPELENES, from the coding sequence GTGGATATTTTAGATCTGTTTAATAAGGGCGGTCCAGCCATGTGGCCTTTGCTGGTGCTGTCAGTCCTATCTTTGAGTGTAATTTTTGAGCGTCTCTGGTTCTGGTTACGGATTTTGACGCAGGAAAAGGAAATAGTTGAGCGCGTCCTTGATGCTGCTACTGAGAATTGGGAAATAGCTACGGAAATCGCCCAAAAAGCCATTGATCAACCGATTGGGCGTTTTCTCTATGCACCCCTACGCTTACAAAAAAGTGATGCCGAAACCTTCCGACTAGCCTTAGAGTCCACAGCAGCAGAAGAAGTAGCAGGGATGCGGAGAGGAGAAAAACTCTTAGAATCTGTTATTGCCCTGTCCCCGCTGTTAGGATTATTGGGTACGGTTTTAGGTTTGATACAGTCTTTGCGCTCAATTAGAATTGGTGATTTGGGAACTGAATCTACAGCTGGCGTAACCACTGGGATTGGCGAGTCTTTAATTAGTACCGCCGCTGGGTTAATAGTTGCGATCGTCACTTTGGTATTTTATCGCCTGTTTCAAGGTTTTGTTGTCAACCAAGTCAAAGTTTTTAATAAAGCTGGCAATGATTTAGAGTTGCTTTACCGTCAGTCTCCACCAGACCCTAATAAAAGTACATCAGGAATTGTACGGGAACCTGCACGGGAAAGTTTTACTTCACCCCGTAAGCAACGCAAAAACAATTTGACTCACACCCCAGAACCTGCTCCAGAGAAAACAGCCCCAAAAAATCCCCTACCTAACTCACCACCAGAGCTAGAAAATGAAAGTTAA
- a CDS encoding anti-sigma factor antagonist gives MNIDQKTYSTQDGNTVIVLKPTGRLDITTAWQFRLKLQECISKLSRHVLVNLGEVNFIDSSGLTSLVAGMRDADKAKGSFRICNVHPDAKLVFEVTMMDTVFEIFETEDEALATLFPDLVNYDKNSSNPRHQNTQDTSTFPELSSQSDRFVP, from the coding sequence GTGAATATAGACCAAAAAACATATTCAACCCAAGACGGGAATACTGTGATTGTCTTGAAACCAACAGGTCGTCTAGACATCACCACTGCTTGGCAATTTCGTCTGAAGTTACAAGAGTGTATTTCTAAACTGAGTCGTCATGTACTTGTGAACCTGGGAGAGGTAAATTTTATTGATAGTTCGGGTCTTACCTCTTTGGTCGCTGGAATGCGTGATGCTGATAAAGCTAAGGGCAGTTTCCGCATCTGCAATGTTCATCCAGATGCCAAACTTGTCTTTGAGGTAACAATGATGGATACAGTATTTGAAATCTTTGAAACTGAAGACGAAGCTTTAGCAACATTATTCCCCGACTTAGTCAATTACGACAAGAATAGTTCTAATCCAAGACATCAAAATACTCAAGACACTAGCACATTTCCTGAATTAAGTTCCCAATCTGATCGCTTTGTGCCATAA
- a CDS encoding SRPBCC family protein — protein MQNWLSKFIHRKRRRFCASLVRTYREISFASVDELWHKVVDLTDVSWHPLLKSTNVPLGLVPKPGLIFQAMTRFWPIPIQIFVERVNPKQMLSIRVLAIPGIEERITYQVESTVCGSYLSYSVTLRGWLSPLIWSFSRPYVDRVARSLVESVEKAALQAVSGKKKALDDSCFDF, from the coding sequence GTGCAGAATTGGTTATCCAAATTCATCCACCGCAAACGTCGTCGGTTTTGCGCTTCTCTGGTGCGGACTTATCGAGAGATCAGTTTTGCTTCTGTAGATGAACTGTGGCATAAAGTAGTTGATTTGACAGATGTTTCCTGGCATCCACTACTCAAAAGTACCAACGTACCATTAGGATTGGTACCCAAACCCGGATTAATTTTCCAAGCAATGACACGCTTTTGGCCGATTCCGATCCAGATATTTGTAGAACGCGTAAATCCCAAACAGATGCTTAGTATCCGTGTGTTGGCAATTCCTGGTATTGAGGAACGAATCACATACCAAGTAGAGTCAACGGTTTGTGGCAGTTATTTATCTTATTCTGTAACACTACGCGGTTGGTTATCACCTCTAATTTGGTCATTTTCCCGTCCTTATGTTGATCGAGTAGCACGTTCCCTAGTCGAATCCGTAGAAAAAGCAGCACTGCAAGCAGTTTCAGGCAAGAAGAAAGCCCTAGATGACAGTTGTTTTGATTTTTAG
- a CDS encoding type II toxin-antitoxin system RelE family toxin, whose amino-acid sequence MSERYTLRIAKTAEKDLLDLQPKQYKQVVSKILSLQGNPRPQDYAALKGYQGGYRINQGEYRILYTIDDDNKLVEIFRVGKRNDDEVYKNL is encoded by the coding sequence ATGAGTGAACGTTATACATTGAGGATTGCTAAAACAGCAGAAAAAGACTTATTAGACTTGCAACCAAAACAATATAAACAAGTTGTATCAAAAATACTCTCCCTTCAGGGTAATCCTCGTCCTCAAGACTATGCAGCTTTAAAAGGTTATCAAGGTGGTTATCGTATTAATCAGGGTGAGTACAGAATTTTGTACACCATTGATGATGATAATAAATTAGTTGAGATTTTTCGGGTTGGTAAACGTAATGATGACGAAGTTTATAAAAATTTGTAA